From Grus americana isolate bGruAme1 chromosome 34 unlocalized genomic scaffold, bGruAme1.mat SUPER_34_unloc_2, whole genome shotgun sequence, the proteins below share one genomic window:
- the DMWD gene encoding dystrophia myotonica WD repeat-containing protein, translating into MAAAAAAPGAGEGFAALPPQPLELKSQFRTREGSYRLLGPEPRPRAGPAAPTAAAAAPGPSPPAAGPGPAAAAAAPGPAALPPVRLSMVRLALPPAEEPGGPAERSRVCFNLGRELYFYGGAGSGGRGSRRSLDLHKPIDKRIYKGTQPTCHDFNQFTAAADTIALLVGFSAGQVQYLDLVKKDTSKLFNEERLIDKTKVTFVKWLPETERLFLASHASGHLYLYDAEQPCGAAAPQYNLLTQGEGFSVFACKSKTPRNPLLKWAVGEGALNEFAFSPDGRSLACVSQDGCLRVFHFDSMLLQGMMKSYFGGLLCVCWSPDGRYVVTGGEDDLVTVWSFAEGRVVARGHGHKSWVNAVAFDPFTGATQAPQPPELSGGEEEDEPPDPLARRSPAVTYRFGSAGQDTQFCLWDLTEDVLYPRPPLSRARTLTGSGDAGVPVPGLPRSLSRSNSLPQPAGTGSARGPPPDVPPAFSVGRFATLTLQERKGPSGAEKEHKRYHSLGNISRSGEKPAGGGAGSRGRLDTAKVLGTALCPRIHEVPLLEPLVCKKIAHERLTVLLFLEDCIVTACQEGLICTWARPGKAVSAR; encoded by the exons atggcggcggcggcggcggccccgggggcgggggagggTTTCGCTGCGCTCCCGCCTCAGCCCTTGGAGCTGAAGAGCCAGTTCCGCACCCGCGAGGGTTCCTACCGGCTGCTGGGCCCCGAACCCCGGCCCCgtgccggccccgccgcccccaccgccgccgccgccgcccccgggccCTCCCCACCCGCCGCCggcccgggccccgccgccgccgccgccgctccgggcCCGGCCGCGCTGCCGCCGGTTCGGTTGTCAATGGTGCGATTGGCGCTGCCGCCCGCTGAGGAACCTGGGGGCCCGGCCGAACGCAGCCGGGTCTGCTTTAATCTGGGCCGAGAGCTCTACTTCTACGGTGGGGCCGGCTCCGGTGGTCGCGGCAGCCGCCGG TCTCTGGACCTGCACAAACCCATCGACAAACGCATTTACAAGGGGACGCAGCCGACCTGCCACGACTTCAACCAGTTCACGGCCGCCGCCGACACCATCGCCCTCCTGGTGGGCTTCTCAGCCGGGCAGGTCCAGTACCTCGACCTCGTTAAGAAGGACACCAGCAAGCTCTTTAACGAGGAG CGCCTGATCGACAAGACGAAGGTGACTTTTGTCAAATGGCTGCCGGAGACGGAACGGCTCTTCCTGGCCTCCCACGCCAGCGGTCACCTGTACCTGTACGACGCCGAGCAACCGTGCGGAGCCGCGGCCCCCCAGTACAACCTCCTGACGCAGGGCGAAGGCTTCAGCGTCTTCGCCTGTAAGAGCAAGACCCCCCGAAACCCCCTCCTCAAATGGGCGGTGGGCGAAGGGGCCCTCAACGAATTCGCCTTCTCGCCGGACGGGCGCTCGCTGGCCTGCGTCAGCCAGGACGGCTGTTTGCGCGTTTTCCATTTCGACTCCATGTTGCTGCAGGGGATGATGAAGAGTTATTTCGGGGGGTTGCTCTGCGTCTGTTGGAGCCCCGACGGGCGTTACGTGGTGACGGGGGGCGAGGACGATCTGGTGACGGTTTGGTCCTTCGCCGAAGGGCGGGTGGTGGCCCGAGGTCACGGTCACAAGTCTTGGGTCAACGCCGTGGCTTTTGATCCCTTTACCGGGGCGACTCaggccccccagccccccgaaTTGAGCGGCGGCGAGGAAGAGGACGAGCCCCCCGATCCCTTAGCCCGTCGCTCGCCCGCCGTCACCTACCGCTTCGGCTCGGCCGGCCAGGACACCCAGTTCTGCCTGTGGGACCTGACCGAGGACGTCCTCTACCCTCGGCCCCCCCTTTCCCGCGCCCGTACCCTCACCGGATCGGGGGACGCCGGCGTTCCCGTGCCGGGTTTGCCCCGCTCGCTTTCCCGCTCCAACAGCCTCCCGCAACCGGCGGGGACGGGTTCGGCTCGCGGCCCCCCTCCCGACGTCCCCCCGGCCTTTAGCGTCGGTCGTTTCGCCACGTTGACGCTTCAGGAACGTAAAGGACCTTCCGGCGCCGAAAAAGAACACAAACGTTATCACAGTTTGGGCAACATCAGTCGGAGCGGGGAGAAACCCGCCGGCGGCGGTGCCGGATCACGGGGACGGCTGGATACGGCCAAGGTGCTGGGGACGGCGCTTTGCCCCCGGATTCACGAGGTGCCGCTGCTGGAACCCCTTGTCTGTAAGAAGATCGCCCACGAACGGCTGACGGTGTTGCTTTTTTTGGAGGATTGCATCGTCACCGCCTGCCAGGAGGGACTCATCTGCACCTGGGCACGGCCCGGCAAGGCCGTGAGTGCTCgga
- the SYMPK gene encoding symplekin produces the protein MAGPGGAEGPSPRMSVASQFFSEEECGSDGMSTSERVVDLLNQAALISNDSKINILKQVQELIINKDPTLLDNFLDEIIAFQADKSIEVRKFVVGFIEEACKRDIELLLKLIANLNMLLKDENVNVVKKAILTMTQLYKVALQWMVKSKVISELQEACWEMMAAMASDIILLLDSDNDGIRTHAIKFVEGLIITLSPRMADSDVPKRHENDISLERIPKDHPYIKYNVLWEEGKAALEQLLKFMVHPAISSINLTAALGSLATIARQRPMFMAEVIQAYETLHANLPPTLAKSQVSSVRKNLKLHLLSVLRHPSSGDFQPQITTLLVDLGTQQAEITRSMPSPRDARKRPRDEPDTALKKMKIEPPLGEDDEDKDLEPTTVAAPKATGQSSVPSDTDITAEFLQPLLTPENVANLVLISMVYLPEAMPASFQATYTPVESAGTEAQIKHLSRLMATQMTAAGLGPGVEQTKHLKEEPKEEKAAKPESVVIKRRLSALAQGQAISVLGAQGSAANLLEEEAPQAKRRPEPIIPAAQPRLAGAGGRKKVFRLGDVLKPLSDAQMEKLKLSAVKRILRAERAVACSGAAQARVKILASLVTQFEVPLKSEVLAFILDDIRGRLDLAFAWLFQEYNAYLSRFPAGSLERYDECLIGLLAGLQEKPDQKDGIFTKVVLEAPLITESALEVIRKYCEDESRTYLGMSTLRDLIFKRPSRQFQYLHVLLDLSSHEKDKVRQQALLFIKRMYEKDQLREYVEKFALNYLQLLVHPNPPSVLFGADKDTEVAAPWTEETIKQCLYLYLALLPHNHKLIHELASVYTEAIADIKRTVLRVIEQPIRGMGMNSPELLLLVENCPKGAETLVTRCLHSLTDKVPPSPELVKRVRDLYHKRLPDVRFLIPVLNGLEKKEVIQALPKLIKLNPIVVKEVFNRLLGTQHGDGASAVSPLNPGELLIALHNIDSSKCDMKSIIKATNLCFAERNVYTSEVLAVVMQQLMEQSPLPMLLMRTVIQALTMYPRLGGFVMNILSRLIMKQVWKYPKVWEGFIKCCQRTKPQSFQVVLQLPPPQLAAIFDKCPELREPLLSHVRALTPHQQAHIPLSTMAILEASARHEPDAREGPPGEEKPPKRPSEEEAKGKAAPPAPGGGPSAGAPPLRGTHRPGGGRSGAPPNLHQRPRG, from the exons atggcggggccggggggggccgaGGGCCCCAGCCCCCGCATGAGCGTGGCCTCCCAGTTCTTCAGCGAGGAGGAGTGCGGCAGCGACGGCATGAGCACCTCCGAGAGG GTGGTGGATCTCCTCAACCAAGCCGCCTTGATCAGCAACGACTCCAAGATCAACATCCTCAAGCAG GTGCAGGAACTGATCATCAACAAGGACCCCACGCTGCTGGACAACTTCTTGGAT GAGATCATCGCCTTCCAGGCCGACAAGTCCATCGAGGTGCGGAAGTTCGTGGTGGGCTTCATCGAGGAGGCCTG caagCGGGACATcgagctgctgctgaagctcaTCGCCAACCTCAACATGCTGCTGAAGGACGAGAACGTCAACGTGGTGAAGAAAGCCATCCTCACCATGACCCAGCTCTACAAGGTGGCCCTGCAG TGGATGGTGAAATCAAAGGTGATCAGCGAGCTGCAGGAAGCTTGCTGGGAGATGATGGCGGCCATGGCCAGCGACATCATCCTCCTCCTCGACTCGGACAACGACGGCATCCGCACCCACGCCATCAAGTTCGTGGAGGGGCTCATCATCACCCTCTCGCCCCGCATGGCCGACTCCGACGTCCCCAAACGTCACGAGAACGACATCAGCCTCGAGCGCATCCCCAAGGATCACCCCTACATCAAATACA ACGTGCTGTGGGAGGAAGGCAAAGCCGCCCTGGAGCAGCTCCTCAAATTCATGGTGCACCCGGCAATCTCCAGCATCAACCTGACGGCCGCGCTGGGCTCCCTGGCCACCATCGCGCGGCAGCGTCCCATGTTCATGGCCGAGGTCATCCAAGCCTACGAGACCCTCCACG CCAACCTGCCCCCCACGCTGGCCAAGTCGCAGGTGAGCAGCGTCCGCAAGAACCTGAAGCTTCATCTCCTGAGCGTCCTGCGGCACCCGTCCTCGGGGGACTTCCAGCCCCAGATCACCACCCTCCTCGTCGACCTGGGCACCCAACAGGCCGAGATCACCCGCAGCATGCCCAGCCCCCGCGACGCCCGCAAACGACCCCGCGACGAGCCCGACACCGCCCTCAAGAAGATGAAGATCG AACCCCCCCTGGGCGAGGACGACGAGGACAAAGACCTGGAACCGACGACCGTGGCGGCACCGAAAGCGACCGGCCAGAGCAGCGTCCCCTCGGACACGGACATCACCGCCGAGttcctgcagcctctgctcacCCCGGAGAACGTCGCCAACCTG gtGCTGATCAGCATGGTGTACCTGCCCGAGGCCATGCCCGCGTCTTTCCAGGCCACCTACACCCCCGTGGAATCGGCCGGCACCGAGGCGCAGATCAAGCACCTCTCGCGGCTCATGGCCACCCAGATGACGGCGGCGGGGCTCGGCCCGG GCGTGGAGCAGACGAAGCACCTGAAGGAGGAGCCGAAGGAGGAGAAGGCGGCCAAGCCGGAGAGCGTGGTGATCAAACGGCGGTTGTCGGCGTTGGCCCAGGGCCAGGCCATCTCGGTTCTGGGTGCCCAAGGCTCGGCCGCCAacctgctggaggaggaagcCCCCCAAGCCAAACGTCGTCCTGAGCCCATCATCCCGGCCGCGCAACCTCG GCTGGCGGGCGCCGGCGGCCGCAAGAAGGTTTTCCGCCTGGGCGACGTCCTCAAGCCGCTGAGCGACGCGCAGATGGAGAAGCTGAAGCTGAGCGCCGTCAAGCGCATCCTGCGCGCCGAGCGCGCCGTCGCCTGCAGCGGGGCCGCCCAG GCCCGCGTGAAGATCCTGGCCTCGCTGGTGACGCAGTTCGAGGTGCCGCTGAAGAGCGAGGTGCTGGCCTTCATCCTCGACGACATCCGCGGCCGCCTGGACCTGGCTTTCGCCTGGCTCTTCCAGGAGTACAACGCCTACCTGAGCCGCTTCCCCGCCGGCAGCCTGGAACGCTACGATGAGTGTCTCATCGGGCTCCTCGCCGGCCTCCAGGAGAAGCCAGACCAGAAGGACGG GATTTTCACCAAAGTGGTGCTGGAGGCGCCGCTGATCACCGAGAGTGCGCTGGAGGTCATCCGCAAGTACTGCGAGGACGAG AGCCGCACCTACCTGGGCATGTCCACGCTGCGCGACCTCATCTTCAAGCGGCCGTCGCGGCAGTTCCAGTACCTCCACGTCCTGCTGGACCTCAGCTCCCACGAGAAGGACAAG GTCCGCCAGCAGGCCCTGCTCTTCATCAAGCGCATGTACGAGAAGGACCAGCTACGGGAGTACGTGGAGAAGTTCGCCCTCAACTACCTGCAGCTCCTGGTGCACCCCAACCCACCCTCCGTCCTCTTCGGGGCCGACAAGGACACGG AGGTGGCGGCGCCGTGGACGGAGGAGACCATCAAGCAGTGCCTCTACCTCTACCTGGCGCTGCTGCCCCACAACCACAAGCTCATCCACGAGCTGGCTTCCGTCTACACCGAGGCCATCGCTGACATCAAGCGAACCGTCCTGCGGGTCATCGAGCAGCCG ATCCGCGGGATGGGGATGAACTCGCccgagctgctgctgctggtggagaaCTGTCCCAAGGGAGCCGAGACGCTGGTGACGCGCTGCCTGCACAGCCTGACGGACAAAG TGCCCCCCTCGCCTGAGCTGGTGAAGAGGGTCCGCGACCTCTATCACAAGCGGCTGCCGGACGTCAGGTTCCTCATCCCCGTTCTCAACGGGTTGGAGAAG AAAGAGGTGATCCAGGCGCTGCCCAAACTCATCAAGCTCAACCCCATCGTGGTCAAGGAGGTCTTCAATCGCTTGCTGGGGACGCAGCACG GTGACGGCGCCTCGGCCGTGTCCCCGCTGAACCCGGGCGAGCTGCTGATCGCCCTGCACAACATCGACTCCTCCAAGTGCGACATGAAATCCATCATCAAAG CCACCAACCTCTGCTTCGCCGAACGCAACGTCTACACCTCGGAGGTGCTGGCGGTGGTGATGCAGCAGCTGATGGAGCAGAGCCCCCTGCCCATGCTGCTGATGCGCACCGTCATCCAGGCCCTCACCATGTACCCCCGCCTGGGCGGCTTCGTCATGAACATCCTCTCCCGCCTCATCATGAAGCAG GTGTGGAAGTACCCCAAGGTGTGGGAAGGTTTCATCAAGTGCTGCCAGCGCACGAAGCCCCAGTCCTTCCAGgtggtgctgcagctgccccccccccagctcgcCGCCATCTTCGACAAATGCCCCGAGCTGCGGGAGCCGCTGCTCAGCCACGTCCGGGCCCTCACCCCCCACCAG caagcCCACATCCCGCTCTCCACCATGGCCATCCTGGAGGCCTCCGCGCGCCACGAGCCCGACGCCCGCGAGGGGCCGCCCGGAGAG gaGAAGCCCCCGAAGCGGCCGAGCGAGGAGGAGGCGAAGGGGAAGgcggcacccccagccccgggggggggtcccagcgcGGGGGCCCCCCCCCTCCGAGGCACCCACCGACCTGGGGGGGGCCGATCTGGAGCCCCCCCCAATCTTCATCAGCGTCCCCGAGGATGA